The proteins below come from a single Candidozyma auris chromosome 3, complete sequence genomic window:
- a CDS encoding cohesin-loading factor complex subunit SCC2: MSIPPNKGPKDLVEALAVSPYYHLIPKQEITTFLSFFSLEHPSVSSLVPNDRLHETVSKSVEAMSNDPEAYKDAIDTLVQKFNGFSGEDLDDIKFKKPIIASEGVASDINLTSSTLYSRIIDSTKIFNDDIIEDTANLGTPPCLGRNIRPDADRELSRQQYERLIAEEFGGEEKKTKRLLYHSSAFIRKRAKIDKYQLADATIFEFYDLLDGIGLECTSDLGGPLTKCNLDTLFRLLTRLLESNKLQELHSDYLRTLQKLCLNQLQVCPSETPQAILAARILMLVISVKGLDKDLYMETYIVKVVDFVSNLLARNHSKGDSEMTHEEIAGLSKLVNELSCYISSRTTDEQILTKMEYACLNKMFSVSEEAQSHDLIFCLISLLLCIFENYHQQRVFLVHEMLNNFTHLQKDCCIKQAKGVSTFTYTLVRMIQSFEVQFPKDFENYLLMPKSSIPSAPVNTKRKDLLETLAVAFDESKSIARMISTFCVETLQNTERRSRIAFDILVDDLVKLLESPEYPGAVCISSTLLSHLVEALRGNQIPSANEPLALELLGRIGAYILRAQSYNNVITSFDGPLNPSEVTELKDLMLSVIYASSSPRGYTTLVIFAKMHSLLSRASSGASQHGFFYTDPSERSKASDAEIALYDAIDVLLVSSSKKQAHGNHDSSSYTKLALALQLNSSYNDFLSSLTECLESTKVRLNTKAVKVLSDLIEIDASVLKLPKISTSISKLLESDAASSRDAILELLAKYISIHSDLLERYYMPICAKTTDESIAVRKRVIRIIRDFLPITDDIKIKAQYCIGLMKNLQDVEGNIKDLAKETLYKILLSPDDNNLKEVIEIMVSILGHTSQTQRAFEHYILTSTKDKKHTLDTKLLKRLTESALESATSLFDTVDEKVSENALKLVFIFSDQGLNIVSQEAVHSLQPYIMPSNVGQHACFYALKIIRSWVSTCKRVTFSFAEQIEDVILKHLTRYSSIELHEAVQILDHLSKKAKRSKRVAYALCSCIKSLTTNMRSKCANEDPIVAKLIQIIGSFGAFCDFEDSREIIRTVEVGLKEEETVVSLILRLILHFTSVKDLQVRTSAMRSMLLTCTNHPKMFLSKPILSVLKSEFQNGTHKMKLTILEGFNTFLKKEETDSNRRNLDESCSSEKKLNVDVFYGMSQSNINDGVISSLIQGFINPALELCLQDASSLAIVPTKFIELIIKLGFANPKICAPTIIALEASPNKFVRRIATTLHQDIFDKHESLADRNYGEAFKLAVKYNRRVNSDEFLKSISFLRTVYRVVNRNYSSKKRFIHSLTRLFAFDSKCTDLVASIDTRDIIVFLAVNLSVLPFSSIEEVCLVLYNLDRSITQEGMDLVDRVTSTVGSQNEDTLIVETLQLLFVHSQSTLALIYLRQTLSAAYAIPHSLMETYSPTRPDVELRQPPKAITLIDFPLEHLEMDVKLSQPGRFGSLFTRFVTSMRDYTL; this comes from the coding sequence ATGAGTATCCCGCCCAATAAGGGCCCGAAAGACTTAGTGGAGGCGTTGGCAGTGAGCCCCTACTATCACTTGATCCCCAAACAGGAAATAACGACCTTTTTATCCTTCTTCAGCCTAGAGCATCCTTCGGTTTCATCACTCGTTCCCAATGATAGACTACATGAGACCGTGTCTAAATCCGTTGAAGCGATGTCAAACGATCCCGAGGCGTATAAGGATGCAATTGACACGCTTGTACAGAAATTCAACGGGTTCTCAGGAGAAGACCTAGATGatatcaagttcaagaagcctATCATTGCAAGTGAGGGAGTCGCCTCTGACATCAATCTAACACTGTCTACCTTGTACTCACGAATTATTGACAGTacaaaaatcttcaatgaCGACATAATTGAGGACACTGCTAACCTTGGAACACCTCCATGCCTTGGTAGAAACATACGGCCAGATGCTGATAGAGAACTATCACGTCAACAGTACGAAAGGCTAATTGCCGAGGAATTCGGcggagaagaaaaaaagacaaagcGGTTATTATATCATCTGTCAGCGTTCATCAGGAAGAGGGCAAAAATTGATAAATATCAGCTAGCTGATGCCACCATATTTGAGTTTTATGATCTTTTGGATGGCATTGGCCTAGAATGTACAAGTGACTTGGGTGGACCGCTTACAAAATGCAACTTGGATACATTATTTCGTCTTTTGACTCGCCTTTTGGAGTCGAACAAGTTGCAGGAGCTACATTCAGATTACCTCCGCAcgcttcaaaagctttgcCTCAATCAATTGCAAGTATGCCCTTCAGAAACGCCGCAAGCCATATTGGCGGCAAGAATTTTGATGCTAGTCATCTCCGTAAAGGGCTTGGACAAGGATCTTTATATGGAGACATATATTGTTAAAGTTGTTGACTTCGTCTCCAATTTGCTCGCTCGCAATCATTCAAAGGGAGACTCTGAGATGACTCATGAGGAGATTGCAGGCTTATCTAAATTGGTGAATGAGTTGAGCTGTTACATATCTTCTCGCACTACCGACGAGCAAATTTTGACAAAGATGGAGTATGCAtgcttgaacaagatgtTCAGCGTAAGTGAGGAAGCTCAAAGTCATGACTTAATCTTCTGCTTGATTCTGCTACTActttgcatttttgaaaactATCATCAGCAAAGAGTATTTTTGGTCCATGAGATGTTAAACAACTTTACTCATTTGCAGAAAGACTGTTGCATAAAGCAAGCAAAAGGAGTCTCAACATTCACATATACACTTGTGAGGATGATTCAGTCTTTTGAAGTCCAGTTCCCGAAAGATTTTGAGAATTATTTGCTTATGCCCAAGTCAAGTATTCCGTCAGCTCCTGTGAATACTAAACGTAAGGACCTCCTCGAAACTCTTGCAGTAGCCTTCGACGAGTCAAAACTGATAGCCAGAATGATCTCTACGTTCTGCGTCGAGACGCTTCAAAATACAGAGAGGAGGTCTAGAATTGCATTTGATATATTGGTAGACGATCTTGTGAAATTGCTTGAGTCACCTGAATACCCTGGAGCGGTTTGCATCTCTTCAACCTTGCTATCACATTTAGTTGAGGCTCTTAGAGGAAATCAAATTCCAAGTGCCAACGAGCCCCTTGCGCTCGAATTGTTGGGTCGTATCGGTGCCTATATACTCAGAGCTCAATCTTATAACAACGTGATCACCTCTTTTGATGGCCCATTGAATCCATCTGAAGTTACTGAGCTAAAAGATTTGATGTTAAGCGTAATATATGCATCATCGTCTCCAAGGGGCTACACCACGCTAGTtatctttgcaaaaatgcATAGCCTTCTATCGAGAGCGTCTTCTGGAGCATCGCAGCATGGCTTTTTTTACACGGACCCGAGTGAGAGAAGCAAAGCTAGTGATGCAGAGATTGCTCTATACGATGCCATTGATGTGCTTCTAGTGtcgtcttcaaaaaaacaagCACACGGTAATCATGACTCGCTGTCGTACACTAAGCTTGCACTTGCCCTCCAGCTCAACTCACTGTATAACGACTTCTTGAGTTCGTTGACCGAATGTCTCGAGAGTACCAAGGTTAGGCTCAATACAAAGGCTGTCAAGGTCTTGTCTGACTTAATTGAGATTGACGCGAGTGTTCTTAAGCTCCCGAAGATCAGCACATCTATATCAAAACTTTTGGAAAGTGATGCAGCGTCGTCACGGGATGCGATTCTTGAGTTATTGGCGAAATACATCTCTATTCATAGCGATCTTCTAGAGAGATACTATATGCCTATTTGCGCAAAAACCACAGACGAGAGTATAGCGGTAAGGAAAAGGGTTATCAGGATCATCAGAGATTTTCTTCCAATTACGGATGACATTAAAATCAAAGCACAGTATTGCATTGGGTTAATGAAGAACCTACAGGATGTCGAGGGAAACATAAAGGATCTTGCCAAAGAAACTTTGTACAAAATTTTACTCTCACCGGATGATAATAATCTTAAGGAAGTCATTGAAATCATGGTGAGTATCTTAGGTCATACCTCGCAAACTCAAAGAGCGTTTGAGCACTATATTCTTACCAGCACAAAAGATAAAAAACACACTCTTGATACGAAGTTGCTCAAGCGCCTCACGGAATCAGCGTTAGAATCTGCGACGAGTCTCTTTGACACTGTCGATGAAAAAGTCTCAGAAAATGCATTAAAGCTTGTCTTTATATTCTCCGACCAAGGACTCAACATTGTGAGTCAAGAAGCCGTCCATTCTCTACAGCCATACATCATGCCGAGCAATGTTGGACAACATGCTTGCTTCTACGCATTAAAGATCATACGCTCGTGGGTCTCAACGTGCAAAAGAGTGACGTTTTCGTTCGCTGAACAAATCGAAGACGTCATTCTTAAACATTTAACGAGATACTCGTCGATTGAACTCCATGAGGCTGTTCAAATTTTGGATCATTTATCAAAAAAGGCTAAACGCTCCAAGAGAGTCGCTTATGCACTTTGTTCATGTATTAAACTGTTGACAACCAACATGAGGAGTAAGTGTGCTAATGAAGATCCTATCGTTGCTAAGCTTATTCAAATAATTGGGAGCTTTGGTGCATTTTGTGATTTCGAGGACTCAAGAGAAATAATTCGAACGGTGGAAGTTggtctcaaagaagaagagacggTTGTCAGTCTTATCTTGAGGCTAATTCTCCATTTTACAAGCGTCAAGGACCTTCAAGTTCGAACTTCTGCCATGAGGAGTATGTTGTTAACATGCACCAACCATCCAAAGATGTTTCTTCTGAAGCCAATATTGCTGGTTCTTAAAAGTGAATTTCAAAATGGAACGCATAAGATGAAACTTACAATTCTTGAAGGATTCAATacttttctcaaaaaggaagagacGGATTCTAATCGAAGAAACCTTGATGAATCGTGCTCCtcagaaaagaaactcaatGTCGATGTATTTTATGGGATGTCACAAAGCAACATAAATGATGGAGTAATTTCGAGCTTGATTCAAGGGTTTATCAATCCAGCTCTTGAGTTATGCTTGCAAGATGCCAGCTCTCTCGCAATTGTTCCCACAAAGTTCATCGAACTCATCATTAAATTAGGATTTGCGAATCCTAAGATATGTGCCCCCACGATCATTGCCTTGGAGGCATCACCCAACAAATTCGTCAGGAGAATCGCTACAACTTTGCATCAGGATATCTTTGACAAGCATGAGTCCCTCGCTGATAGAAACTACGGTGAAGCCTTCAAACTTGCGGTTAAATACAACAGGAGAGTGAACAGCGatgagttcttgaaaagcatACTGTTCTTGCGTACGGTGTATCGAGTTGTGAACCGTAACTactcaagcaaaaagagGTTCATTCATTCGTTGACTCGTTTATTCGCTTTCGATTCCAAATGCACTGACCTCGTTGCCAGCATCGATACCCGAGATATCATAGTATTTCTAGCCGTAAATCTTTCAGTGCTTCCATTTCTGTCCATTGAAGAGGTTTGCTTGGTGTTATACAATTTGGACAGAAGCATCACACAAGAGGGCATGGATTTAGTGGACAGGGTGACATCAACGGTTGGCTCCCAAAACGAGGACACGTTAATTGTGGAAACCTtacagcttctttttgtgcACTCACAAAGCACATTGGCACTAATTTACCTTCGGCAAACGCTCTCAGCTGCATATGCCATTCCACATTCGCTTATGGAGACTTATCTGCCCACGAGGCCAGACGTGGAACTTCGTCAACCACCAAAAGCTATTACGTTAATTGACTTCCCTCTTGAGCATCTTGAAATGGACGTAAAGCTATCTCAACCTGGAAGGTTTGGCTCTCTATTCACGAGATTCGTAACATCGATGAGAGACTATACTTTATAA